ACTTATTGTGatactatatctatatataaacaaatattatatttttgcataaatTACATTGATTACATTAAAGTATTAGATAAAtttgtaaataataaatttgatattaaaattattgttttttagGTTATACTAATAATTACTCTCTGCTCCCACAAAAACAATCTATTTTTGCCATTTaaggatgtccacaaaaattagtctcatTACAGTTTTGGAAAGTTTGCATCACACGATGGATTTGATGGATCTTTTTCTTCAcccacaatataattaattatcattatttacattacttttgaagtgtgatcctttattcattcacaatacactaacaattattattaaaatttgtatcatctttttttgtaaacgaacaaaatataaaatatatacataatttatgCGTgtctaagagcactcccagcagatcacctaaatgcatcactaactctaaatttaggctaaaacaattgaaaatgagataaaaaatgcatccagcagatcccctaaattggatggggcccacaaaaaattttacacccatctaaattcaatcttaaatttacacccaccctaaatttattttaagcttataattagtagggcccacacataattattatttttatgtagaaaataggatatctggtgtatgcatttataaaatcgagatcctaaaattaaatagagaagctttagggaggaatataggagcataattttggaatttctgctgggagtgctctaagatCATAgtcaccgcgcatagcgcgggagatacactagttTTTATGGAAGTCACGGAAGAGCAAAAATGTTGCTATTATGTAGCATCTTAAGGGCGTGTTTGATTTGTTGGGTGAGATATAGCAATATTAATTAAGTCCGGTTACATAAGCTAAATAAACAAAGATTAATTAGTATTGATAGTGTGTTTGACTCGTAAGAATAATTACCGCGTTTAAGCAATTTTTTGTTTGGTACCCAATGTTAAAAATTAGATAACAATTACCTCACCCATTATATCCCCAAAATAATTTCGTAATGGCTGAAGTACCCCCATGAGTATTTTGtgtctttgtgtgtgtgtgtgtgagagagaggggCCACTGGTTCATACTGGGCATTTGGCACTCACGCGTCACGCCAGCTTATTTTGCTCATAACCAGAAGGAGATAAAAGCAAAGGAGAGGAGTTTTGGGGTGAATGACTGGACTGGACGGCCAGCGCCAGATCTGGAAAAGGGGAGGCCGGGCTTTGGGTTGTGCTGCTGTCAACGAGGGGGCCACGATGTAGGCTGTTGTCGTTGACCGGAGAGGAAGAGATGTTGAAGGAGAGAGAAGTGATGGTGCGGCGTCGGCTGTGCCGGCGTGACAGAGAACGAGACCCGAGATATGAGGGAGTATCAGGGGAGAGAAATGTTGAGGGAGAAAAGGAAGGGCGGCGGCAGGTGCCGAGAGAGGGGGGAGGAGGATTAATCATACCGATTGATTatggtttgtttttttttcagcAAAACCATTTGTAAAACTAAATTTTTTCATGAGTATTTTAGTTCCAACATTATTCTTTGCAAGGATATGATTCTCCTTCCCCACGCACGCAGATTGGTAGATTTAGATAGGCTACCTTGCAGAAGCTTTTGCTTTTACACTTGCAAGTAATTACACGATGAATTCTGTATTAAAAATTGAGGGCAATTAAGGCAAAGCCAAATTTAATATGGATCACTGTTCAAAATTGGTAAAGGTAACCGAGGGGGGGTGTCGGATTCATAAACCAGAAGCTACAGTGTTTTTACCTCGGGCCGCGCCTTATTTGCGGGCCATCCGCGAAATGTATCGGGATACCAAACAGGCGGTATAGCCTGTATAAAATACTAACATTATTGGAATAGAGTTTTTCACTTTTGGACACcatttcttaaaatcttaaacAATAAACTCTTCTACATAcatagcatcaatcttgctTTATTaaaaaaccaaaaagaaaataaaaatgtctCAATTATTGATTGAAAATCCATGTCAATCTCTAAATAACAAACTATAAAGTTATTCTGAAGATATTTTAGGAAAATAAAATCAGTTGCAGTTACCTGTCACACACAATACATAAGCCTCTTCAATCACATATTtataaacatcaaatatgataTGGTAATGTGTTACACAAGCAAATCAAATACTTCAAAGAGGAGAACTACCACAATTCTGCACTGGTTGTTTCCTTATATTTGTCTAATGATACAAGATCAAAACATACCAAATAATACAAGTAAACCCTAACATGCAAGTAATTATACTAGGTCCAATTTACCGAGACGACGTTCAACTACGGTGTTGAGACGACTGCACCTGCAAAAAGATTAACGGGATGATGCACGACACAACAATGATTATGTAGACGAGGCAATGATATACTTACCGTTGTTATTCGCTTCCTCTTTTACTTCATCGCCCGTTTTCCATACGATATCTTTCAACCCAGTGGAAAGGTTCTTGTAGAACTGCATAAGGAGAAGAAAAGAGAGCTTATCATGTGACTCTATTTCAGTTTCAATAGATTGTAACAAATTGAATTCCTAAGAACTAATAGGGTTATCACCCTGCAACTAGAATTATTGTTTGTGAACTTGGTCCTCTTTCGTCTTTCTAGAAGATTCGATAGTTGCAGACAAAATCTCATGAGATCGTCTAAGACACCACGCGTAGCTTTCCTATGATAAGTTGAATGTAAGAATACCTTGTGGAATTCCAACGTATCTCCTCCGGCCTTGCGAAGCTCTACCATGTGAAGTGATGGAGCCACTTCAAAAATCTGCAAGAGGCATTACAAAATGTTACACAAACACATCTCTTTCTCACACACACAAAATGCTTGCTCTTCTTCTAGCAAGATAACATGTGATATGGAGTATATTTTGGTTCAACTTCAATGTAGGCCTTAACGGCCGTGTAATTGAGAGAGGAGTCGAGAAGATCTGTAGGTAAAAATACCTCTGTCGCGATGGACAAGTGACCCTTCCGCCCGGATTTCTCCCCATAGAGTTTCATCTAAATGGAATGACAAACAAATAGGGGTTCAGAGGATTGAAATGATACAGAACTCCTGAACAAAAAATGAATCTTTTTCCATGAATGAggattttaatatatatttttgggAAATCAGAATAATGTATGAAGCTTAATCATAAGAGAGGGACATTTAATGCACAGATCAAACCTTGTAGTTGTTCTTCTTCACATCAAACCCCATAGGCCCGGCAGCTTTCTCAATTTTTGATATAATCTCATTGGCAGGGCATTTAGATGTAAATCGCGTTTCTCGCTTCACAAGACCCTAGAGTCGGAGAAGATGTGAAGCGcgttatttaattttttcaaattctCACTTATTACCAGTCGATCGAACTACATAGTCAGCGTACCATTTGCTTTTCAAAGAGGGAACTGAGATTGAGACCCTGTGAGGTGGAGATGAGCTCAAAGGCATTCATAGTCACTGGTGCGGCTGGGGGCCTTTCGTCCCGCCTCTCCACAACGAGGTTTGGAGAGTCCTGATCGCAAAATTCAACTTTACCAGTGAGTGGCGAAATATCATAATTCGTGTGAAAGAAAAAACTGGTAGCCAAACTAAAAATTCATACCGCTGATTCATTAAAGATAGAATTGATATCGTCGAGGGTGACTTCCTCTTGTTCAAAAACAGGTGACTTGAATCCTTTCTTGAACCACTCATTCGCGAGGAGTTCACTGATCGTGATACGCTGCATCACGTAGCAAATGAAGCTTACAGAGTTATGTCTGGATAATAAAAAGTAGCTAGGCCATTGTTTTACAATAAAGctgcaagaaaaaaaattctttgACTAGAGAGGAGTGAGCATACAGTGGAAGGGTTGGGATCCAGAATTCTTTTGATTAGTTTCTTTGCACTCGAGGAAAACCATGAAGGGCACGTGAAGTCCGCCTTGAATATCTGCAACGAAGTTAAACCGCAAGCTCAACAAACATTGTCAAGATAGCACGTAGTGTTCATGCTTTTTAGCATCAACTATTTTTGTGTTTAAAACCTCACTCCATACCGCCCTTCTCTTTAATAATTTCATCACGAATTCCAGGGCGAATATCATGAAATACGGCATATACCTTTTTGTACAATGCCATAAGATTCGATTCTTCAAAGGGCAGATATCCAGCCATGAGTACGAAAAGTATAACACCACAAGACCATAGGTCTGCCTTGGCTCCGTCGTAGCCCTTATTGTTGATCACCTGTGAAACGAGGGAGACAAAAGCAGTTATTCAGAAAACAGAACTATTCTTCAAGAAACAAGAAAACAGCACCGATTGAGCTGAAAAATGGTTGCATACCTCTGGAGCAACATAATTTGGCGTCCCACATGTCGTGTGAAGCAATCCATCTTCCTAATAAAGGATCAAGAAAATGAATTACTATATCATATTCATTGTCTAGTATGCAAAGTTCAAACAGTAGAGGTATGTTTCTCCGACGTCCAGAGATAACACGGAATAGAGGAAATATTTCATCTAAATTATGAAAATGCTCCCTGAAGGAAAAAGGAACAACTCATAGTACCCGAACTTGCTGTGGTAGGGCGCTTAAACCAAAGTCGGAAACTTTGAGAACACCATTGGCATCAAGCAGCAAATTCTCCGGCTATAAACCAAGAAAGGAATACAATAAACAATGAGCTTTTCATATTCAATAAAATTGGACAAGTCGGGTTACATGGAGCTAAAGAAGACGAAGAGGAAATGACGTGCTCACCTTAAGATCCCTGTGATAAACACCCCTGCTGTGGCAATAATCAACCGCATTGATAAGCTGCTGGAAATATTTCCTTGCTTCGTCTTCTTTCAGCCTGCCTCGACTAGCCTGCCAACAAGAAAGCAACAATAAATTGCACTTCTTACATATCACGTTTGATCTAACCTCATGAATCTATTCTTTGAGAGTGAAGATTAGTGAGACATACAATTTTGTCGAAGAGTTCACCACCGGTGACAAATTCCATGACAATGTATATCTTCGTCTTGCTGGCCATAACCTACAGGAGAAGCCCATCAATAAGCATGCATCTCAAGATCATAGCTCACGAAGTCCACAACACACTATGAAAAACTGAAACTAGGTTAAAGATACTCGACTCGACCTCATACATCCGGATGACATTGGGATGCCTTATCAATTTCATGGTTGAAATTTCGCGCTTGATCTGCAAGGCGAGGATAAGTGTTGGAACGATATAAATGCACATATCAAATCAAAGTTCCCAAAAATCTTTACATAATAATTCTAGATAAATCTAGTAAAATATATCAAGCATATTCTGATCATTAGATGGTGGATCGACTCCAAAATGTGCagattccatatatatatatatgtcaaacTCAACTCAATTAGCTAGCATACTATTCCAACTCTCCAACACATAGGATTGTCTTAAAAGTGATAGgaaatttttttcataaaactTTAGCCCCACAACTACTCAAGGTCACAAAAAGATCAGATATCACACCCCACATAGAGGTTTTTGTTTGGAAAGAGAAAGGACTGATCAAAGAAATTGTGAACTAGAAAAGTCAACCCAAAATTTAgtgcaaaaaattaaaagtgtcTACACAAAGGAAACCACACAAACATCACATATGTCAGTTGATCAGATGAAAAGGGCTGGAAAGATtttgaataaaagtaacaaaaCAATAATAATCCAATCCAAACAGCACCTGGCCAATCATCTTATGTTTGAGAACCTTCTCCTTATCAAGAATCTTGATCGCCACATTCTCACCTGTCTCCAGATTCCTAGCAAACTTAACTTTCGCAAAAGTCCCCTCTCCCAAAGTCCTCCCCAATTCATATCTCCCCACGCGCGTCCGGCTACtactgccgccgccgccaccagcgCTTGATCTCGATGCCATCACCATCTCGACAGCCCTTATCCGTatctatatgtatatgtattgaATCAATCCCAAAATTCCCTCTTTTTGGATAAACCTTCCTTTTTTTCCTTCACCTACCTAATACAGATTATACATATTCCATCCATCTTCCCCTCTCTCTACACAATAGAAGTTCCTTTTTGGGATTCCTGAATCTCAACCCCACTATAACCTCTTCTTCTTACAAGGTTGCCACACCTGAGACTTCCCCACATTCATCTTCACtccaaaaacaaaaattagaacgaaaaaaaaaaaaaatccaaacttTCACACAAGAAATAACAAATCAGATCAAGATTGTAGCTTTAATGTAAGAGCACGCGGAAATCCTTCTACAAACATAAGTGAATAATGTAAACGCCATTAGAGATCGTTGAATActaaaaaggagaaaaagataTGGGCCAAAAACggaaaaaaataatccaaaatGGCAAGAATCGACCAAACCAAGTTGATGTAATCGTCTTCACATATTAATTACGGAAGCGTGGGGCTGGGAAGTGTCGGATCATTAGGGCTTAATAAATGCGATAATTAGATTAGGGATTAGCGCGATGAGAGCTTAGGCGTcggctaaaacaattgattgAACGTAACAATAATATGGTTTactgattaaataaattaatccaaAAATAACTTTTTTGCTGTTTCGATGTGATACGAGGAAGAGTATACAACTGAGGAAGGTGATGTGCGAGGTGTAGGCATAAGATACGGTGGGGTGCACGGGTAATTATGGTGAACCCTGAGACAAACTATGTAAAGTCGGTGCACGATTTTGTCTTTATGGAAAATCGCATCTTGCACATGGTCTCCCTTTTCCAATAATGTGGGCTTGCTTGTTTGCCACAACCAAATTTATAATCAAATTGACTACTTGTACGTCTCAActaaattgattaatttcttttcgatacgaaattaaaaaaattaatattttaaatatattaataataaagtgaataattaattatatattttcttatttatatctattctatataaaaaaaattaatcgatTTAATTGAAACggctaaaaaaatattataataaattaattaatctactaataaatttataatcaaattagTATAAATTAGATCAAATAAACGAAAAATGCAATTCATATAACATTAATGATACCTAAACTAATAATCTCGTACAATAGAAAGAATTCGATGCTTCAACTTTACCGCTTTAACTAAGCCTCTTCGATTACTAGAGATGGTCTTAATTGAATAAACTTGTTTCATATAATAAAACAACTATTCGAAAACAAAACTTTTTACCATAGCACGTGAGATTATCATTACCAGCAACTACTTCAACCATCCAatgtttttaatatttgattgatttatttgtcTTTTACATCACCAATATTCATCTCGTCGAATCACACTCATTTGAGAGATTTATCATGACCACTAGTACAACCACAATATTctatatgattatttttaatcatagtATGTTTAATGTATTAAGTAATAATTGAAATCATAACAATAAATCAAGAGACCACGATCGTTTTTAGTGTTAAATTATTTAACgtattaaataataattgaaaGAATTTTTAACCACGATCGTTTTTAGTGTTATAGCAGTTGGACACCGATTATCTACAATTATTCGTTATTTTGATTCGTTCATAATTAATACGGTGTTTTTATTTAGATACACATACCTTTATATTTTTAACTTTATGCATacttaatatttacaaaatttcATCTCACAAACCAGTTATTAATTGTCTAACAAATGAATTTTATCgataaatttttcattttatacatATATCTAAATCTttcactccctccgtcccaacgaaagcggtgcacttcttttcggcacgggatttaagaagaataagattgtagtgtaaaagtgcGTAAAGGTGTGTGgagccacattgtttgtagtgtaaaattattacaaaaaaaaaaaaagaaaatacaccactttcgttggaacggctcaaaaaggaataggCACCGCTTTCATTGAGACGGAAAGAGTATTATAATACGTGCCCTTCAAACTACATCATATTTTTAGTTTAGGTGGGAATATGTATTTCAGCATCTGTATTATTTACCAAACTATTAATATATTACTAAAATTATACATATCATCAAATCATCAAATGTACTGATATGTCGTACATGTTTTAATTATACCACCCGGAACATAAAGAAATGATAAATGTGTACTTATTCAAACCTAT
The genomic region above belongs to Salvia miltiorrhiza cultivar Shanhuang (shh) chromosome 5, IMPLAD_Smil_shh, whole genome shotgun sequence and contains:
- the LOC130985169 gene encoding CBL-interacting serine/threonine-protein kinase 23 isoform X2 gives rise to the protein MVMASRSSAGGGGGSSSRTRVGRYELGRTLGEGTFAKVKFARNLETGENVAIKILDKEKVLKHKMIGQIKREISTMKLIRHPNVIRMYEVMASKTKIYIVMEFVTGGELFDKIASRGRLKEDEARKYFQQLINAVDYCHSRGVYHRDLKPENLLLDANGVLKVSDFGLSALPQQVREDGLLHTTCGTPNYVAPEVINNKGYDGAKADLWSCGVILFVLMAGYLPFEESNLMALYKKIFKADFTCPSWFSSSAKKLIKRILDPNPSTRITISELLANEWFKKGFKSPVFEQEEVTLDDINSIFNESADSPNLVVERRDERPPAAPVTMNAFELISTSQGLNLSSLFEKQMGLVKRETRFTSKCPANEIISKIEKAAGPMGFDVKKNNYKMKLYGEKSGRKGHLSIATEIFEVAPSLHMVELRKAGGDTLEFHKFYKNLSTGLKDIVWKTGDEVKEEANNNGAVVSTP
- the LOC130985169 gene encoding CBL-interacting protein kinase 23 isoform X1, translating into MVMASRSSAGGGGGSSSRTRVGRYELGRTLGEGTFAKVKFARNLETGENVAIKILDKEKVLKHKMIGQIKREISTMKLIRHPNVIRMYEVMASKTKIYIVMEFVTGGELFDKIASRGRLKEDEARKYFQQLINAVDYCHSRGVYHRDLKPENLLLDANGVLKVSDFGLSALPQQVREDGLLHTTCGTPNYVAPEVINNKGYDGAKADLWSCGVILFVLMAGYLPFEESNLMALYKKIFKADFTCPSWFSSSAKKLIKRILDPNPSTRITISELLANEWFKKGFKSPVFEQEEVTLDDINSIFNESADSPNLVVERRDERPPAAPVTMNAFELISTSQGLNLSSLFEKQMGLVKRETRFTSKCPANEIISKIEKAAGPMGFDVKKNNYKMKLYGEKSGRKGHLSIATEIFEVAPSLHMVELRKAGGDTLEFHKFYKNLSTGLKDIVWKTGDEVKEEANNNGKYIIASST